GTGACACCGCACCGGGACCGGCACGGTGTCACTGTTGCTGGAAACCTTGCTGGTACTGGCCCTGCGGCTGCTGCTGCGCCGGCTGCTGGTACTGCTGTTGCTGCTGCGCGCCCGTGTCCGTGCCTTCGGGCACCACGTACACGGCCGTGCCGTAGGCGGCGATCTCACTGGCGGTCTGTGCGATTTCGTTGCAGTCGAAGCGCATGCTGAGCACCGCGTTGGCGCCGAAGGCCATCGCCTCCTGACAGAGCCGGCCCAGCGCCTCGTACCGCGAGTCGGACAGCAGTTTGGACAGCCCCTTGAGTTCACCGCCCGCCATCGCCTTGAAACCGGCGCCCATCGTGGAGAACATGTTGCGGCTGCGGACGGTCAGCCCGAACACCTCGCCGTACACGCGCACGACCCGGTACCCGGGCAAATCGTTCATCGTGGACAGCATGATGGGAAACCGGGGCTGCGGTTGCTGCTGCTGGTATGGCTGGCTCATGCGCGGATCGTAGCGTTGTTCACGTTTGGGCCCGGTACCAAACCTCCGGACGCCCGACCTGACCGTAGCGCGGCTCACGTCGTGCCAGACCGTTGTCGGCCAGGTACTCCAGGTACCGGCGCGCCGTCACGCGGGACACCCCGGTCGCGGTGGCCGCCGCACCGGCCGAGAGCCCGTCCGGTTCGGCCCGCAGCGCCGTGACCACCGCGTCCAGCGTCTGACCGCTCATCCCCTTCGGCAGCGCCTGGGCCACCGGCGAACGCAGCGCGGCGAACGCCCGGTCCACTTCGGACTGGCCGAGCACCTCGCCCGCTTCGCCGAAACTTTCCCGGAACTTCGCGTACTGTTCCAGTTTGTCGCGCAGCGAGGCGAAGGTGAACGGCTTGATGAGGTACTGCACGATCCCCGCCGACACCGCCGCCTTGACGACCGCGAGGTCCCGCGCCGACGTGACCGCGATGACGTCGACGAGGTTGCCCGCCGCCCGCATCGCCCGGCACACCGCGAGGCCGTGCGTGTCCGGCAGGTAGAAGTCGAGCAGGACGAGGTCGGCGGTGTCCCGTTCGAAGAACCGCAGCGCCTCCGCTCCGGAGTGGACGACCGCCGCGACGGTGAACCCGGCGACCCGCTCGACGTAGGTGCGGTGCGCCTCGGCGGCGACCTGGTCGTCCTCCACCACCAGCACCCGGATCACGAAGTCACCTCCCGCCGCACCGGCAGCCGCACGGTGAACACCGCACCCTCGTCCGAGGTCACTTCCACACTCCCGCCATGGCGCCGGACCACCTGCCCCACGAGCGCCAGGCCCAGGCCGTGACCGTCCGGTTTGGTCGTCCAGCCGCGCTCGAACACCTGCCGCCGCGCCTCGCCCGGCACGCCGCCACCGTTGTCGGCGACGCGCAGGACCAGTTCGCCGTCCGCGATCTTCGCGGTCACCGTGACCCGCGGCCTGCCCGGGCGCTCCCCCACCGCGTCGATGGCCGCGTCGATGGCGTTGTCGATCAGGTTGCCGAGAACGGTGATGAGGTCACGGGACTCCAGGCCGGTGTCGGCGTCCTCGATCGCGGTGTCCTCGGTGAGCACGAGTTCCGCGCCGCGTTCGCTCGCCTCGGCGGTCTTGCCGAGCAGCAACGCGGCGAGCACCGGTTCGGACACCGCGCCCACCACCTGGTCGGTGAGCCGCTGCGCGATCTCCAGTTCGGCGGTGGCGAACTCGACCGCCTCCTCCGATCGCCCGATCTCGACCAGCGACACCACCGTGTGCAGGCGGTTGGCCGCCTCGTGCGCCTGCGAACGGAGCGATTCGGCGAGCCCGCGGGCCGTGGTCAGCTCGCCGGTCAGCAGCTGCAGATCGGTGTGGTCGCGCAGGGTGACGACGGTGCCGTGATCGCGGGCCCTGGCGCGTGAGCGGACCGGCGCGGTGCTGACCACCAGCACCCGCACGTCGGTCAGGTGGATCTCGTCGCGCCGCGGCTCCTGCCCGCGCAGCGCTTCGACCAGGCTCGGCGGCAGCCCGAGCGCGGTGACCGGCGTGCCGGTCGGGTCGGCGTCGAGGCCGAGCAGTTCGCGTGCGGCGTCGTTGCACAGCACGACCCGTTCGTCCGCGCCGACGAGCACCAGCCCCTCGCGCACCGCGTGCAGGGTCGCCTCGTAGTAGGCGAAAACGCTGCTCAGCTCGGCCGGCGCCAAGCCGCGTGTCTGGCGCCGCAGACGGGTGCTGACCAGGTAGCTGCCCGCGATCCCGACCACGAGCGCGGCACCGGCGACGGCGGCGAGCGTCCAGATCCGCTGCGCGAGCGTGGCCGAGATGGCCTCCACCTTGATGCCCGCCGAGACCAGCGCGACCACCCGGCGCCCGCCGTCGAACACCGGCACGACCGCGCGCATCGACGGGCCGAGCGTGCCGGTGTAGGTCTCGGTGTACACCCGCCCCTGCCGCGCGACGTCGATCGTGCCGATGAAGCGCTGCCCGATCAGTTCCGGGTTGGGGTGCGTGTAGCGGATGCCGTCCGGGTCCATGATCGTGATGAAATCGACCCCGGTGTCACGCCGGACCTGTTCGGCGAAGGGCTGCAGTTCGGTGCTGGGCGCCGGCAACGCCAGCGCGGAGGGCACGGCAGGCGAATCGGCGATGGTGGTCGCGATCGTGACCACCTTGTCCCTGGCCCGGTCGTCCACGGTGCGGACGGCGTCGACCCAGGCCAGCACCACCCCGACGGCGACCAGCACCGCCACTCCCGCCACCTGCAGCAGGAGCAGCTGGCGGGCCAGGCTCCAGCGCCGTCCCGTGATCCGCACTCCGCCATCCCAGCACACCGCCCCCGCGGAGCACGCACGGGCGAACTCTATGAACACAACCGTGACGGCGGTCATAGCGGTGACTGATAGTCACTCGCAAAGCTGCGCCGGAAAGGGCGCGCCTCGTCCCCACAGGAGGCAACGTTGCCTACGGCACAACCGGCCGACGCGAAGCCGCGTCGCGACCGGATGCACTACCTCTACCTCGCGGTCATCGCCGCCGTGGTGCTCGGCGTCGCGGTCGGGCTGATCTTCCCGGACTTCGGCAAGAGCCTCGCCTGGCTCGGCAACGGGTTCGTGAACCTGATCAAGATGATGATCTCGCCGATCATCTTCTGCACCATCGTGCTCGGTATCGGGTCGGTCGCCAAGGCGGCCAAGGTCGGCAAGGTCGGCCTGATGGCCATCGGGTACTTCCTGGTGATGTCCACGTTCGCGCTGGCCATCGGCCTGATCGTGGGCAACCTGCTGCACCCTGGCGCCGGCCTGCACCTGGACCCGTCCACGATCGAGAAGGCTCAGGAGCAGGCGAGCAAGGGCAGCAGCGAGGGCACCACGGACTTCGTCCTCGGCATCATCCCGACCTCGCTGGTGTCGTCGTTCACCGAGGGCTCGGTGCTGCAGACGCTGCTGGTCGCGCTGCTGGCCGGGTTCGCGCTGCAGAAGATGGGGCCCGCGGGCAAGCCGATCCTGCGCGGCATCGAGCACATCCAGAAGCTGGTCTTCCGGATTCTCGGCATGATCATGTGGGCGGCGCCGGTCGGCGCGTTCGGCGCGATCGCCGCCGTGGTGGGCGCGACGGGCTGGAGCGCGCTGAAGAGCCTCGCGGTCGTGATGATCGGGTTCTACGTGACGTGTGTGCTGTTCGTCACGATCGTGCTCGGCGCGATCCTGTGGCTGGGCGCCCGGGTGAACGTGTTCAGCCTGCTGCGTTACCTGGCCCGCGAGTTCCTGCTGATCGTGTCCACGTCGTCGTCGGAGTCGGCGCTGCCGCGGCTGATCGCGAAGATGGAGCACCTGGGTGTCAGCAAACCGGTCGTCGGCATCACGGTCCCGACCGGGTACTCGTTCAACCTCGACGGCACCGCGATCTACCTGACGATGGCGACGCTGTTCATCGCCACCGCGCAGGGCAGCCCGCTGGCCCTGGGTGAGCAGATCTCCCTGCTGGTGTTCATGATCATCGCTTCGAAGGGCGCGGCGGGCGTGAGCGGCGCCGGCCTGGCGACCCTGGCGGGCGGGCTGCAGTCGCACCGGCCGGACCTGGTCGGCGGCGTCGGATTCATCCTCGGCATCGACCGGTTCATGTCCGAGGCGCGCGCGGTGACCAACTTCGCGGGCAACGCCGTGGCGACCGTGGTCATCGGGTCCTGGACGAAGGAGTTCGACCGCGCCAAGGCCCAGCGGGTCCTCGGCGGGCAGGATCCCTTCGACGAGACCACCCAGCTGGACCGCGCGCCCGCGGAGCCGGAGCGCGAGCCCGAGAAGGCCGGCGTCTGATGCGCGGCCGCACCCTGGTGATCGCGGTGGTGGCCGCGATCACCAGCGCCCTCCTCGCCGCGCCCACCGCCAGTGCTTCCCGGATCGTCGACTTCCCCGTGCCGTCCACCGGATGCGGTCGCGCCGCGCCCGTGCCGGTGGGAGAAAGCGTGACCCGCACCGTCACCTCGGGCGGGCTCACGCGCAGCTACCTGCTGCACGTTCCGGCGGACTACCGGCCGGCCCGGCCGCTTCCGCTGGTCCTGTCCTTCCACGGCCACAAGCGCACCTCGGAGTACCAGGAGGAACTGTCCGGGTTCTCCGCCACCGGCGCGATCGCCGTGTACCCGCAGGGCCTGGTGGGCACGGACGGCGAGACGGCGTGGACGGGTGCGCCGTACTCGGCCGCCGCGGACGACGTGCTGTTCACCAGCGATCTGCTGAACCAGCTGCAACGGCAGCTGTGCGTGGACTCACGGCGGATCTACGCGGCCGGGAAGTCCAACGGCGGCGGGTTCACCGGGGTGCTGGCCTGCCGGCTGAGTGGCCGGATCGCGGCGTTCGCGCCCGTGTCCGGGGCGTTCTACCCGCAGGGCGGCGCGTGTGAGCCGTCGCGGCCGGTGCCGGTGCTGGACTTCCACGGCACCGCCGACACCACCATCCCCTACGCCGGTGACCCGGAGCGCGGGCTGCCGCCCATTCCGGACTGGCTGGCCGACTGGGCCGCGCGCGACGGGTGCGCCGCCACACCTAAGGTGTCCGGCGACGAGGTGCGGGTGTACCGGTGGCGGGGATGTGACCGGGGCACGGACCTGGTGCACTACCGGGTCGAGGGCCTGGGCCACGACTGGCCGAGCACCACGCCCAACCCGGACTCGGACGTCCCGGCGGTGCTCGACGCGACACCGGTGATCATGCGGTTCTTCGCCGCGCACCCGCTGCGCTGAGGTGGGCCGCCAGACCGCGCCTGCCACGCCGCATCATCACGGCGTGGTTGGCGCGGAACACCGGCCGCGCCACCGGGGAAAGCAGGCGGAGCAACGGTTTCGTGGCGATCACCTGCTGGGTGATCTCCAGCCGGGTGGCGCCCGGTAGCGGCACCGCGGTGGCGGCGAGTGAGCCCTCCAGGTCGCCGGTGAGGTGCACACGCATGCGGCCGGTGCGCGGGTCCTCTTCGGCCCGCCGCATGCGGATCGTCAGCGCGTACGGCAGCGCGGCCCGGCAGACGAGCTCAGCCGTGTCCTCGTCGACCCGGCTCACCTCGATCACGTCGGGCCACCAGCGCGGGTAGGCCGCCAGGTCGACGACCGCGTCGTAGACCGACCGCACCGGCGCGGACAGCAGCCAGGTGTCCCGGAAGCGATACGCGTTGACCCGCATGCTTCCGAGTATGCGCGAAGATCGGGAAACCGCTGAAGGAGCAGGCGGGGAAACACCGACGTCGTGGGCGTCCGCCGCTCAGTCCAGGTCCAGCAGGACCTTCCCGACCGTCTCCCGCTCGACCGCGTCGTGGGCGTCCGCGGTCTTGACGAGGTCGTAGTGGTGCAGCGGCAACCCGGCCGCTTCGCCCACTCGCACCGCGCCGTCGCCGAGAGCCGCGGTGATGTCTTCGACGGCCGCCTGCACCAGCTTCTCGTCCAAGGTGTAGAGGACGAGGAACTCGAAGCGCAGGTTCTTGCGCATCGCCGTCAACACCGGCAGCGCCACGTGGTCGCCGCCATTGCCGGCGTAGACCGCGATCGTGGCGTGCACCCGGGCCACCGCGAAATCGAGCGCGAGGTTGGGAGCCGGCGCGACCTCCACGATCAGATCGACCCCGGCCGGTGCGAGGGCCAGGATCTCGGCCGCCGGATCGCCCTCGCGGTAGTTCACCACGTGGTCTGCTCCGGCGGCTCGCGCCAGTGCGGCCTTCTTCGGGGAGCTGACCGTGGTGACGACGGTCGCCCCGGCCCAGCGGGCCAACTGGATCGCGGCGTTGCCGACCGCGCCCGCGCCGCCCGCGACGAGCACGGTCTGCCCGGCCAGTGCCCCTGGCGCGAGCCGCGGCACGGGACCGGAGGTCAGCGCTCGGTGCGCGGTGACGAACGGCACGCCCAGCGCGGCTCCCAGGTCGAAGGACGC
This is a stretch of genomic DNA from Amycolatopsis endophytica. It encodes these proteins:
- a CDS encoding SRPBCC family protein, which codes for MRVNAYRFRDTWLLSAPVRSVYDAVVDLAAYPRWWPDVIEVSRVDEDTAELVCRAALPYALTIRMRRAEEDPRTGRMRVHLTGDLEGSLAATAVPLPGATRLEITQQVIATKPLLRLLSPVARPVFRANHAVMMRRGRRGLAAHLSAAGARRRTA
- a CDS encoding sensor histidine kinase, translated to MRITGRRWSLARQLLLLQVAGVAVLVAVGVVLAWVDAVRTVDDRARDKVVTIATTIADSPAVPSALALPAPSTELQPFAEQVRRDTGVDFITIMDPDGIRYTHPNPELIGQRFIGTIDVARQGRVYTETYTGTLGPSMRAVVPVFDGGRRVVALVSAGIKVEAISATLAQRIWTLAAVAGAALVVGIAGSYLVSTRLRRQTRGLAPAELSSVFAYYEATLHAVREGLVLVGADERVVLCNDAARELLGLDADPTGTPVTALGLPPSLVEALRGQEPRRDEIHLTDVRVLVVSTAPVRSRARARDHGTVVTLRDHTDLQLLTGELTTARGLAESLRSQAHEAANRLHTVVSLVEIGRSEEAVEFATAELEIAQRLTDQVVGAVSEPVLAALLLGKTAEASERGAELVLTEDTAIEDADTGLESRDLITVLGNLIDNAIDAAIDAVGERPGRPRVTVTAKIADGELVLRVADNGGGVPGEARRQVFERGWTTKPDGHGLGLALVGQVVRRHGGSVEVTSDEGAVFTVRLPVRREVTS
- a CDS encoding cation:dicarboxylate symporter family transporter; the encoded protein is MHYLYLAVIAAVVLGVAVGLIFPDFGKSLAWLGNGFVNLIKMMISPIIFCTIVLGIGSVAKAAKVGKVGLMAIGYFLVMSTFALAIGLIVGNLLHPGAGLHLDPSTIEKAQEQASKGSSEGTTDFVLGIIPTSLVSSFTEGSVLQTLLVALLAGFALQKMGPAGKPILRGIEHIQKLVFRILGMIMWAAPVGAFGAIAAVVGATGWSALKSLAVVMIGFYVTCVLFVTIVLGAILWLGARVNVFSLLRYLAREFLLIVSTSSSESALPRLIAKMEHLGVSKPVVGITVPTGYSFNLDGTAIYLTMATLFIATAQGSPLALGEQISLLVFMIIASKGAAGVSGAGLATLAGGLQSHRPDLVGGVGFILGIDRFMSEARAVTNFAGNAVATVVIGSWTKEFDRAKAQRVLGGQDPFDETTQLDRAPAEPEREPEKAGV
- a CDS encoding alpha/beta hydrolase family esterase, which codes for MRGRTLVIAVVAAITSALLAAPTASASRIVDFPVPSTGCGRAAPVPVGESVTRTVTSGGLTRSYLLHVPADYRPARPLPLVLSFHGHKRTSEYQEELSGFSATGAIAVYPQGLVGTDGETAWTGAPYSAAADDVLFTSDLLNQLQRQLCVDSRRIYAAGKSNGGGFTGVLACRLSGRIAAFAPVSGAFYPQGGACEPSRPVPVLDFHGTADTTIPYAGDPERGLPPIPDWLADWAARDGCAATPKVSGDEVRVYRWRGCDRGTDLVHYRVEGLGHDWPSTTPNPDSDVPAVLDATPVIMRFFAAHPLR
- a CDS encoding NADPH:quinone reductase gives rise to the protein MRAIVYSGTGPSSVLRLVDRPEPSAGPGEVVVRVVRSGVNPTDWKHRSGAGLSDPVGEVAPGQDGAGIVEAVGPGVGHVGVGDRVWLLLARNGPAYGTAVELTVQPANRVVPLPDGASFDLGAALGVPFVTAHRALTSGPVPRLAPGALAGQTVLVAGGAGAVGNAAIQLARWAGATVVTTVSSPKKAALARAAGADHVVNYREGDPAAEILALAPAGVDLIVEVAPAPNLALDFAVARVHATIAVYAGNGGDHVALPVLTAMRKNLRFEFLVLYTLDEKLVQAAVEDITAALGDGAVRVGEAAGLPLHHYDLVKTADAHDAVERETVGKVLLDLD
- a CDS encoding YbjQ family protein yields the protein MSQPYQQQQPQPRFPIMLSTMNDLPGYRVVRVYGEVFGLTVRSRNMFSTMGAGFKAMAGGELKGLSKLLSDSRYEALGRLCQEAMAFGANAVLSMRFDCNEIAQTASEIAAYGTAVYVVPEGTDTGAQQQQQYQQPAQQQPQGQYQQGFQQQ
- a CDS encoding response regulator codes for the protein MIRVLVVEDDQVAAEAHRTYVERVAGFTVAAVVHSGAEALRFFERDTADLVLLDFYLPDTHGLAVCRAMRAAGNLVDVIAVTSARDLAVVKAAVSAGIVQYLIKPFTFASLRDKLEQYAKFRESFGEAGEVLGQSEVDRAFAALRSPVAQALPKGMSGQTLDAVVTALRAEPDGLSAGAAATATGVSRVTARRYLEYLADNGLARREPRYGQVGRPEVWYRAQT